The Lysobacter sp. genome includes a window with the following:
- a CDS encoding response regulator transcription factor produces MRILVIEDNQDIAANLGDYLEDRGHTVDFAADGITGLHLAIVHEFDAIVLDLNLPGMDGLEVCRKLRGEARKQTPVLMLTARDTLDNKVAGFESGADDYLIKPFALQEVEVRLNALARRGKGNQTRVLEVGDLEYNLDTLEVRRQGKLLQLNPTALKILQSLMEASPAVVTRQELETRVWGEELPDSDSLRVHIHGLRAMVDKPFPVPLIQTRHGIGYRIAVPDASA; encoded by the coding sequence ATGCGCATACTCGTGATCGAAGACAATCAGGACATCGCCGCCAATCTGGGCGATTACCTCGAAGACCGCGGCCATACCGTCGACTTCGCCGCCGATGGCATCACCGGCCTGCATCTGGCCATCGTCCACGAATTCGATGCGATCGTGCTCGACCTCAACCTGCCCGGCATGGATGGTCTGGAGGTCTGCCGCAAGCTGCGCGGCGAGGCCCGCAAGCAGACCCCGGTGCTGATGCTCACCGCCCGCGACACTCTCGACAACAAGGTCGCCGGCTTCGAGTCCGGCGCCGACGATTACCTGATCAAGCCGTTCGCGCTGCAGGAAGTCGAAGTCCGCCTCAATGCCCTGGCGCGACGCGGCAAGGGCAACCAGACCCGGGTGCTGGAAGTGGGCGATCTGGAATACAACCTCGACACGCTCGAGGTACGCCGCCAGGGCAAGCTGCTGCAGCTCAATCCGACCGCGCTCAAGATCCTGCAGTCGCTGATGGAAGCGTCGCCCGCTGTCGTCACCCGGCAGGAGCTGGAAACGCGCGTGTGGGGTGAAGAGCTGCCCGATTCCGACAGCCTGCGCGTGCATATCCACGGCCTGCGCGCGATGGTCGACAAACCATTCCCGGTGCCGCTGATCCAGACCCGTCACGGCATCGGTTACCGCATCGCCGTGCCCGATGCCAGCGCCTGA
- a CDS encoding HAMP domain-containing histidine kinase, whose amino-acid sequence MPAPEIAPSRRRRPAYRRRLRSRIILSFVLLGFGLTTLFAIATQWTRNRVENALVEDLMNRNIEEAAKQFKNDPSNPQFAVDQIRAFVYTPEKFDSVRINRPEWYALSDGITSITGTDETGNPLSYKLAVRKTPDAWFFLAYDMTRASRGDAQFNRAIFGSVGLFSLFSLLVGWWAASRVMSPVTELAQRLRRSGRSAEPEALASHFAEDEVGELAKALDDYAERLTDVVKRDREFNADVSHELRTPLAVIRGASELLLAKPDMDDKTRARLQRVQRAEQQCTDLISALLLLSRNERGHGAADVGRLAEQLLDAHRTQLGGKPLTLRMEGAVGQVVVDAPDAAVTVALSNLIGNAVKYTQQGEVVVRLGDNAVEVIDSGPGLSAEDAARLFERGYRGSHAEHTQGGGIGLSIVRRLCALYGWRVRVVPGQERGVIATLTFGV is encoded by the coding sequence ATGCCAGCGCCTGAGATCGCGCCATCGCGGCGGCGTAGACCGGCTTACCGTCGGCGGCTGCGCAGCCGCATCATCCTGTCGTTCGTATTGCTGGGGTTCGGGCTGACCACGCTGTTCGCGATCGCGACGCAGTGGACGCGCAATCGGGTCGAGAACGCGCTGGTCGAAGACCTGATGAACCGCAACATCGAAGAGGCGGCGAAGCAGTTCAAGAACGATCCGTCCAATCCGCAGTTCGCCGTCGATCAGATCCGCGCTTTCGTTTACACGCCGGAAAAATTCGACTCCGTGAGGATCAATCGGCCGGAGTGGTACGCGCTGTCGGACGGCATCACCAGCATCACCGGCACCGATGAAACCGGCAATCCGCTCAGTTACAAACTGGCGGTCCGCAAGACGCCCGATGCCTGGTTCTTCCTCGCCTACGACATGACCCGCGCCAGTCGCGGCGACGCGCAGTTCAACCGCGCGATCTTCGGCTCGGTCGGGCTGTTCTCGCTGTTCTCGCTGCTGGTCGGCTGGTGGGCGGCGTCGCGGGTGATGAGCCCGGTGACCGAACTCGCGCAGCGCCTGCGTCGCTCGGGCCGCAGTGCCGAACCGGAAGCGCTGGCGTCGCACTTCGCGGAGGACGAGGTCGGCGAGCTTGCGAAAGCGCTGGATGATTACGCCGAACGCCTGACCGACGTGGTCAAGCGCGACCGCGAGTTCAACGCCGACGTGAGCCATGAATTGCGCACGCCGCTGGCGGTGATTCGCGGCGCATCCGAGCTGTTGCTCGCCAAGCCCGACATGGACGACAAGACCCGGGCACGCTTGCAGCGGGTGCAACGCGCCGAGCAGCAGTGCACCGATCTGATCAGCGCGCTGCTGCTGCTGTCGCGCAACGAGCGCGGCCACGGCGCCGCCGATGTCGGCCGTCTTGCGGAGCAACTGCTCGACGCGCACCGCACCCAGCTCGGCGGCAAGCCGCTGACGCTGCGCATGGAAGGCGCGGTCGGCCAGGTGGTCGTCGATGCGCCGGACGCGGCCGTGACCGTGGCGCTCAGCAACCTGATCGGCAACGCGGTGAAGTACACGCAGCAGGGCGAAGTGGTGGTGCGCCTCGGCGACAACGCCGTCGAAGTGATCGACAGCGGTCCTGGTCTCAGCGCCGAAGACGCGGCGCGGCTGTTCGAGCGTGGGTATCGCGGCAGTCATGCCGAACATACCCAAGGCGGCGGGATTGGTCTTTCGATCGTGCGTCGTCTTTGTGCGCTGTACGGTTGGCGCGTGCGGGTGGTGCCGGGGCAGGAGCGTGGCGTGATTGCGACGTTGACGTTCGGGGTTTGA
- a CDS encoding branched-chain amino acid transaminase: MTQRYPEWIWHNGSIKPWAEATTHVMSHVVHYGSSVFEGIRCYDTPDGPAIFRLTDHNKRLYASAKIYDMSMPYGLDDINAACREVIKANGFTTDYLRPVAYRGLGGFGLSADTPTDMAVATWKMGQYLGATVLEEGIDACVSSWQRFAPNTLPAGAKAGGNYLSGQLVAREARRLGFGEGIALASTGLLSEGAGENLFLVFDGALHTTPVSAALLNGLTRNTIITLARDAGIEVFERDLPREYLYLCDELFMCGTAAEITPIRSVDGRQVGAGKPGPMTRHLQELFFGLFDGKTADKYGWLERV; encoded by the coding sequence ATGACCCAGCGTTACCCCGAATGGATCTGGCACAACGGCAGCATCAAGCCCTGGGCCGAGGCGACCACCCACGTCATGTCCCACGTCGTCCATTACGGATCGTCGGTGTTCGAGGGCATCCGCTGTTACGACACGCCTGACGGCCCGGCGATTTTCCGTCTGACCGATCACAACAAGCGCCTGTACGCCTCCGCGAAGATCTACGACATGTCGATGCCGTATGGTCTGGACGACATCAACGCGGCCTGTCGCGAGGTGATCAAGGCCAACGGCTTCACCACCGATTATCTGCGCCCGGTCGCATATCGCGGCCTCGGCGGGTTCGGCCTCTCCGCCGATACGCCCACCGACATGGCGGTGGCCACCTGGAAGATGGGCCAATACCTCGGCGCGACCGTGCTGGAAGAAGGTATCGACGCCTGCGTCTCCAGCTGGCAGCGTTTCGCGCCCAACACGCTGCCGGCCGGCGCGAAAGCCGGCGGCAACTATCTCTCCGGGCAACTGGTCGCACGCGAAGCGCGCCGCCTCGGCTTCGGTGAAGGCATCGCGCTGGCTTCGACCGGCCTGCTCAGTGAAGGCGCCGGCGAGAATCTCTTTCTCGTGTTCGACGGCGCGCTGCACACCACTCCGGTCAGCGCCGCGCTGCTCAACGGCCTGACCCGAAACACCATCATCACCCTCGCACGCGACGCAGGTATCGAAGTCTTCGAACGCGATCTGCCGCGCGAATATCTCTATCTGTGCGACGAACTCTTCATGTGCGGCACGGCTGCGGAGATCACCCCGATCCGTTCGGTCGATGGTCGTCAGGTGGGTGCGGGTAAACCCGGGCCCATGACGCGCCATTTGCAGGAATTGTTCTTCGGGTTGTTCGATGGCAAGACTGCGGACAAGTATGGGTGGTTGGAAAGGGTGTGA